In Paenarthrobacter sp. GOM3, a single window of DNA contains:
- a CDS encoding MerR family transcriptional regulator, with translation MDWSIQEIAKMAGTTSRALRHYDDIGLLKPSRTGHNGYRYYDGPALVQLQRILLLRELGLGLPAIAEVLNRETDTVKALSGHLEWLASEQDRLTRQIASVRQTIDTLKGDGKYMAQDMFDGFDHTQYKDEVEERWGKDAYAASDSWWRGMSTDEKQQWKDRLQKLGADWIAAAESGVSPESAEAQDLARRHLEWLRGIPGTPTAVPGGDVKGYVTGLGEMYVADPRFAANYGGETGASFVRDALRFYAEKNL, from the coding sequence ATGGACTGGTCAATCCAGGAAATCGCCAAAATGGCAGGAACCACCAGCCGCGCGTTGCGTCATTACGACGACATCGGGCTGCTGAAACCAAGCCGGACCGGCCATAACGGCTATCGCTATTATGACGGTCCGGCGCTGGTTCAGCTCCAGCGCATCCTCCTGCTCCGGGAGCTGGGCCTCGGCCTGCCGGCTATCGCCGAAGTGCTCAATCGCGAGACGGACACCGTCAAAGCGTTGAGTGGGCATCTGGAATGGCTCGCCAGCGAGCAGGACCGGCTGACCCGGCAGATCGCCTCCGTCCGGCAAACAATCGACACATTGAAAGGGGATGGAAAGTACATGGCACAGGACATGTTTGATGGCTTCGACCACACTCAGTACAAGGACGAGGTGGAGGAGCGTTGGGGTAAAGACGCGTACGCCGCCAGTGATTCGTGGTGGCGAGGCATGAGCACCGACGAGAAGCAGCAGTGGAAAGATCGCCTGCAGAAGCTGGGCGCCGACTGGATTGCTGCAGCCGAATCCGGGGTTTCGCCTGAGAGCGCTGAGGCGCAGGACCTCGCCCGACGTCACCTTGAGTGGCTGCGCGGCATACCGGGAACCCCGACGGCGGTACCCGGCGGAGACGTCAAAGGTTACGTCACGGGACTCGGCGAAATGTATGTCGCGGACCCCCGTTTTGCCGCGAATTATGGCGGGGAGACAGGAGCGTCATTCGTCCGGGATGCGCTGCGGTTCTACGCGGAGAAGAACCTCTAG
- a CDS encoding PadR family transcriptional regulator, producing the protein MKGINEHNNEFPEHGHGHPEHEHGRGRFNRGKGRRGPGGHGGGGFGPGFGPGGFGPGGFGPGFGPRGFGPGGARRANRGDVRAAILSLLAEAPSNGYGLIKTIAEKTSGAWRPSPGSVYPTLQQLVDEELIVAVGEGRRTEFTLTDDGKAYIAEHEEELANAWNTEADGTGAAFHQSVGKLMGVIHQFRAAATDEQRQAAIEKLDETRRALYLILAD; encoded by the coding sequence ATGAAAGGCATCAACGAACACAACAATGAATTCCCGGAGCACGGCCACGGACACCCCGAACATGAACACGGGCGGGGCCGCTTCAATCGCGGCAAGGGCCGTCGCGGCCCGGGTGGTCACGGCGGAGGCGGATTCGGTCCGGGCTTCGGTCCCGGCGGGTTTGGGCCTGGGGGCTTCGGACCCGGCTTCGGTCCGAGGGGCTTTGGCCCCGGAGGCGCACGCCGAGCCAACCGCGGCGATGTCCGCGCCGCGATCCTCTCGCTGCTGGCCGAGGCGCCGTCCAACGGCTATGGGCTGATCAAGACGATCGCCGAGAAGACGTCCGGCGCCTGGCGCCCAAGCCCGGGCTCGGTGTACCCGACACTGCAGCAACTGGTCGATGAAGAGCTGATCGTGGCTGTCGGCGAAGGCCGCCGAACCGAGTTCACACTCACTGATGACGGCAAGGCCTACATCGCCGAGCATGAAGAAGAGCTCGCCAACGCCTGGAACACCGAGGCTGATGGCACCGGAGCCGCATTCCACCAGAGCGTCGGAAAGCTCATGGGCGTGATTCACCAGTTCCGGGCCGCGGCCACTGACGAACAGCGCCAGGCCGCCATTGAGAAACTGGACGAGACCCGCCGGGCGCTCTACCTGATCCTGGCCGACTAA
- the nadE gene encoding ammonia-dependent NAD(+) synthetase, with protein MRELQAKIIEEMGVQPRIDPAEEIRKRVAFLKDYVKATGTKGFVLGISGGIDSSLAGRLAQLAVEELEAEGVDANFVAVRLPYGIQHDEDDAQAALDFIKAKTEWTYNISQAVDGFEEEFEKTTGAPISDFHKGNTKARARMIAQYALAGEHNYLVIGTDHGAESVTGFFTKFGDGGADILPLFGLNKRQNRALLAELGAPSRVWEKVPTADLLDDKPGRTDEDELGITYDQIDDYLEGRNVPDDVAELLEQKYLRTRHKRTVPVTIFDTWWK; from the coding sequence ATGCGCGAACTCCAGGCCAAGATCATTGAGGAAATGGGCGTCCAGCCCCGGATCGATCCTGCGGAGGAGATCCGCAAGCGGGTCGCTTTCCTGAAGGATTACGTGAAAGCCACCGGCACCAAAGGGTTCGTTTTAGGTATCTCCGGGGGCATCGACTCTTCGCTTGCCGGCCGACTGGCCCAATTGGCCGTGGAGGAACTGGAAGCCGAGGGCGTGGACGCGAACTTCGTTGCGGTCCGTCTCCCCTACGGCATCCAGCATGATGAAGACGACGCGCAGGCAGCCTTGGATTTCATCAAGGCCAAGACCGAGTGGACCTACAACATCTCCCAGGCCGTGGATGGCTTCGAGGAAGAGTTCGAAAAGACCACCGGCGCGCCCATCTCCGACTTCCACAAGGGCAATACCAAGGCCCGCGCCCGCATGATCGCCCAGTATGCGCTGGCGGGCGAGCACAACTACCTGGTGATCGGCACGGACCACGGCGCCGAGTCCGTCACCGGCTTCTTCACGAAATTCGGCGACGGCGGCGCGGACATCCTCCCGCTGTTCGGCCTGAACAAGCGACAGAACCGCGCACTCCTGGCCGAACTCGGGGCCCCTTCCCGCGTGTGGGAAAAAGTTCCCACGGCCGACCTCCTGGACGACAAGCCCGGCCGCACCGACGAGGACGAGCTCGGCATCACCTATGACCAAATCGACGACTACCTTGAGGGCCGCAACGTCCCCGATGACGTCGCCGAACTGCTGGAACAGAAGTACCTCCGCACGCGCCACAAGCGCACGGTTCCGGTGACGATCTTCGACACGTGGTGGAAATAG
- a CDS encoding LacI family DNA-binding transcriptional regulator, whose translation MAETNARGSAPTIRDVAALAGVATSTVSRALSNPDRVNRATRERIEKVAAELNYVPSSQARSLSSGRTNAIALLVPDVTNPFYFDIIRGTQNQLKAAGYTQLLVDTEESGEMEADALQKMQRTADGFILAASRLTDAQILEAASSQAIVTINRSSANAPTVVIDTPGAVVQALEHLTSLGHSRICYVGGPASSWSNAKRWKTFEDESRERGITTSRVGPFTPKTTSGAAAADAAARTGATACIVFNDLLAIGMLQRLRERGIRVPEDMSIVGCDDIFGADFCNPPLTTMASPIEQAGRVAVSMLLAQLDPLHAGSSRRLAVMPTHLTVRGSTGPAPSK comes from the coding sequence ATGGCTGAGACAAACGCACGGGGATCCGCACCCACCATCCGGGATGTTGCCGCCTTGGCGGGAGTGGCCACATCCACCGTCTCCAGGGCCCTTTCCAACCCGGACCGCGTCAACAGAGCCACCCGTGAACGGATCGAGAAAGTGGCCGCCGAACTCAACTACGTCCCCAGCTCGCAAGCCCGCAGCCTTAGCTCCGGCCGGACCAATGCGATCGCACTCTTGGTTCCCGACGTCACCAACCCGTTCTACTTCGACATCATCCGCGGCACACAGAACCAGCTCAAAGCAGCCGGCTACACCCAGCTGCTGGTGGACACCGAAGAGTCGGGTGAAATGGAAGCCGATGCCCTCCAGAAGATGCAGCGCACGGCGGACGGCTTCATCCTCGCGGCCTCCCGCCTTACGGACGCCCAGATACTCGAAGCAGCATCGTCCCAGGCAATCGTCACCATCAACCGCTCCTCTGCCAACGCGCCCACCGTGGTCATCGACACTCCGGGCGCCGTCGTCCAGGCACTGGAACACCTGACGTCACTGGGCCACTCCAGGATTTGCTACGTCGGCGGACCAGCGTCGTCATGGTCAAACGCCAAACGTTGGAAGACTTTTGAGGACGAAAGCCGCGAGCGCGGAATCACAACGTCCCGCGTGGGCCCCTTCACACCTAAGACAACGTCGGGCGCGGCAGCGGCCGACGCCGCTGCCCGCACAGGCGCCACCGCATGCATCGTGTTCAACGACCTTCTGGCCATAGGCATGCTCCAGCGGCTTCGCGAGCGCGGAATCCGGGTTCCTGAGGATATGAGCATTGTGGGTTGCGACGATATCTTTGGCGCCGACTTCTGCAACCCACCCTTGACCACCATGGCCTCACCCATTGAACAGGCCGGACGGGTGGCCGTCTCCATGCTGCTTGCACAGTTGGATCCCCTCCACGCGGGATCCAGCCGACGTTTGGCCGTCATGCCCACCCACCTCACCGTCCGCGGCTCGACTGGCCCGGCGCCCTCCAAATAG
- a CDS encoding ABC transporter substrate-binding protein, protein MRFAPFAKLAAVALTAALALTACGGSSSTTSGSSSGGAVDGAGKTLNVLTGVNNQYPEEQKKWQSDIAAKFKAKTGAEVKFETFASANDELTRIQTSVVSGQGPDVYTLGTTFTPTAYATKAFVTLSDDDWKKVGGKDRFNPAALGISGPDSEHQAGIPFVSRPFVMAYNKDILAAAGIDKPATTWDELAEQAKKMTNAGAGTYGLATGYKDNFDPWKFIWAMSVQAGNPLVDGDKLKMDDPTVKKAYETYFGWLTKDKVVDPAAIGWSNSNAVAAFASGKAGYLMMTTSSSIPTLDKSAIAGKYAYSLMPTTAPGESSPKGDGDKAASILSGDNVVVADYSQQKDLAFAYVELITSKDEQLNYQKIFGELPANAEALASLTDPKLKPIADAAGKSKATPFTGAWGDIQLGLLNVTVQSIPDLAKGSVDESALESRLKDAQSKGQASLDRAAKS, encoded by the coding sequence ATGAGGTTTGCACCATTTGCCAAACTTGCCGCCGTCGCTTTGACCGCAGCATTGGCACTGACAGCATGTGGGGGAAGCAGCAGCACCACATCGGGCAGCAGCTCCGGGGGAGCGGTCGACGGGGCGGGCAAGACACTGAATGTCCTGACCGGCGTCAACAACCAGTATCCGGAAGAACAGAAGAAGTGGCAGAGCGACATCGCCGCCAAGTTCAAGGCAAAGACCGGCGCTGAGGTGAAGTTCGAGACCTTCGCCTCAGCCAACGATGAACTGACCCGTATCCAAACCTCCGTTGTTTCCGGCCAGGGCCCGGATGTCTACACCTTGGGAACCACTTTCACGCCCACCGCCTACGCCACCAAAGCCTTCGTGACTCTTTCCGACGACGACTGGAAGAAGGTAGGCGGGAAGGACCGTTTCAACCCCGCAGCCTTGGGCATTTCGGGCCCCGACTCCGAGCACCAGGCAGGTATCCCGTTCGTCAGCCGTCCGTTCGTCATGGCCTACAACAAGGACATCCTGGCGGCCGCGGGCATTGATAAGCCCGCCACAACCTGGGATGAGCTCGCCGAGCAAGCCAAGAAGATGACCAACGCCGGGGCCGGAACCTACGGCCTGGCCACCGGGTACAAGGACAACTTCGATCCCTGGAAGTTCATTTGGGCCATGTCCGTGCAGGCAGGCAACCCCCTGGTGGACGGCGACAAACTGAAGATGGACGACCCCACCGTGAAGAAGGCCTACGAAACCTACTTCGGCTGGCTCACCAAGGACAAGGTGGTGGATCCCGCAGCGATCGGCTGGAGCAACAGCAACGCGGTAGCCGCCTTCGCATCCGGCAAGGCGGGATACCTGATGATGACCACCTCCAGCTCCATCCCCACCCTGGATAAGTCAGCCATCGCCGGCAAGTACGCCTACTCCCTGATGCCCACCACGGCTCCGGGCGAGTCTTCCCCCAAGGGCGACGGGGACAAGGCCGCCAGTATCCTCTCCGGCGACAACGTCGTGGTCGCGGACTACTCCCAGCAGAAGGACCTGGCGTTCGCCTATGTCGAGCTGATTACTTCCAAGGACGAGCAGCTGAACTACCAGAAGATCTTCGGCGAGCTTCCCGCGAATGCTGAGGCGCTCGCCTCCCTGACCGATCCGAAGCTGAAGCCGATCGCCGATGCTGCCGGCAAGTCGAAGGCAACCCCCTTCACCGGCGCCTGGGGCGACATCCAGTTGGGCCTCCTGAACGTGACCGTCCAGTCCATCCCGGACCTGGCCAAGGGATCCGTTGACGAGAGCGCCCTGGAATCACGGCTGAAGGACGCACAGTCCAAGGGCCAGGCTTCCCTCGACCGGGCTGCGAAGTCCTAG
- a CDS encoding carbohydrate ABC transporter permease — translation MSTDSFREMKPVSGPAARRQLARSGATEPALDAGASPAAGTGATQPADGGRKPVRRKGLSERNRPLWMLIPGGLLMFVIIVVPLFLGIYMSTLNLDQYSLRKWVSAPFIGVGNFVEALTDSPLLHSVWLSVSYSLIAMVVTLPLGIAAAVATQNAFKGRALVRSIFLIPYVLPSFVVATVWRTMFQPDGVINSALGVFGVDGGLWLNGPQTYWTLILVQIWASWPFIYLLALSGLQAVDHEVHEASALDGALWWNKLRYVVFPYLKGPLSLAFLIGMLHHINNFTLPFVLFGVPAPSDVEVLPILTYVTSFQSFRFGLSAAMAFVSLVLIAIPLFIYLRAVKLDDAETPGGKK, via the coding sequence ATGTCCACTGATTCCTTCAGGGAAATGAAACCCGTGTCCGGTCCGGCTGCCCGCAGGCAGCTGGCCCGGTCCGGGGCGACAGAACCAGCGCTCGACGCCGGGGCCTCACCGGCCGCAGGCACAGGAGCCACCCAACCGGCGGACGGTGGCCGGAAACCTGTCCGCCGCAAGGGCCTGAGCGAGCGAAACCGTCCTTTGTGGATGCTGATCCCCGGCGGCTTGTTGATGTTCGTCATCATCGTGGTGCCGTTGTTCCTGGGCATCTACATGTCGACGCTCAACCTCGACCAGTACTCGCTGCGCAAGTGGGTCAGTGCACCGTTCATTGGTGTCGGGAACTTTGTGGAGGCCCTGACTGATTCTCCGCTGCTCCACTCGGTGTGGTTGAGCGTCAGCTATTCGCTGATCGCCATGGTCGTGACCTTGCCGTTGGGCATCGCCGCGGCTGTTGCCACACAGAACGCCTTCAAGGGACGTGCACTGGTCCGCTCGATTTTCCTGATCCCGTACGTGCTGCCCTCCTTCGTGGTGGCGACCGTGTGGCGGACCATGTTCCAGCCGGACGGGGTCATCAACTCGGCGCTGGGTGTGTTCGGCGTGGACGGTGGACTGTGGCTTAACGGACCCCAAACGTACTGGACGCTGATTTTGGTCCAGATTTGGGCATCCTGGCCGTTCATCTACCTGCTGGCCCTTTCCGGCCTGCAAGCGGTGGACCACGAAGTCCACGAGGCCTCGGCCCTGGACGGCGCCCTGTGGTGGAACAAGCTGCGCTATGTGGTCTTCCCGTATCTCAAGGGCCCGCTGTCGTTGGCTTTCCTGATCGGCATGCTGCACCACATCAATAACTTCACGCTCCCGTTCGTGCTGTTCGGCGTACCGGCCCCCTCCGACGTCGAAGTGCTTCCGATCCTCACCTACGTCACCAGCTTCCAGAGCTTCCGCTTCGGCCTCAGCGCCGCAATGGCGTTCGTGTCCCTGGTGCTGATCGCCATTCCGCTGTTCATCTACCTTCGCGCCGTCAAGTTGGACGACGCCGAGACGCCGGGAGGCAAGAAGTGA
- a CDS encoding carbohydrate ABC transporter permease, which produces MSASTTSVRGTSRGGPAGITFRPGSKRQHEVTRLLPGPMLAIILTVLSAIVLIPVAYIFLASVNSDIGVANGEFWPSSFSLENYTKIWSSVGLAKGLGNSVLVAGATAVVSAAMSVSIAYVLVRYQFRGRLTFLRGLLALQSVPGTLMVLPVFVLFSSAASYLGVQVIGTQWGLFITYLTFAMPFSTWVMVTYLRGLPRELEEAAKIDGASNVGVLVRIILPLSWPGIVVSGIFAFLLGWNDVLFASVMTRPESQTAAVALQIFGASQEGGAIPLYGQMMAASLVCAAPVVILYLIFQRYLVGGLTAGGVK; this is translated from the coding sequence GTGAGCGCATCAACCACCTCGGTCCGCGGTACGTCCCGCGGAGGCCCGGCCGGGATAACGTTCCGGCCCGGTTCAAAGCGGCAGCACGAAGTCACCCGTCTCTTGCCCGGCCCGATGCTGGCCATCATCCTCACGGTCCTTAGCGCGATCGTGCTGATCCCCGTGGCGTACATATTCCTGGCATCGGTGAACTCAGACATCGGCGTGGCCAACGGCGAGTTCTGGCCGTCCAGCTTCTCGCTGGAGAACTACACCAAGATCTGGTCCAGCGTCGGCCTGGCCAAAGGCCTGGGAAACAGTGTCCTGGTAGCCGGCGCCACCGCGGTGGTTTCGGCCGCCATGTCCGTATCCATCGCCTACGTCCTGGTCCGCTACCAGTTCCGCGGGCGGCTCACCTTTCTCCGCGGCCTCCTTGCCCTGCAATCTGTCCCGGGTACCTTGATGGTCCTTCCCGTATTCGTGCTCTTCTCCTCGGCCGCCAGCTACCTGGGTGTTCAGGTGATCGGTACACAGTGGGGGCTCTTCATTACCTACCTGACATTCGCGATGCCCTTCTCCACTTGGGTGATGGTCACCTACCTGCGTGGACTGCCGCGGGAACTGGAAGAGGCAGCAAAGATCGACGGCGCCAGCAACGTGGGCGTCCTGGTTCGGATTATCCTGCCGCTCAGCTGGCCCGGAATCGTGGTCTCGGGAATCTTCGCTTTCCTGCTCGGCTGGAACGACGTCCTTTTTGCCTCGGTAATGACGCGCCCCGAAAGCCAGACGGCAGCGGTAGCTCTTCAGATCTTCGGCGCTTCGCAGGAGGGCGGAGCAATCCCCCTGTACGGCCAAATGATGGCGGCCTCGCTGGTATGCGCGGCGCCCGTCGTGATTCTCTACCTGATTTTCCAACGTTACCTAGTGGGCGGCCTGACCGCCGGAGGAGTTAAGTAG
- a CDS encoding sugar phosphate isomerase/epimerase family protein produces the protein MTGPATVQWTLSGFGDEIDDDPVLQIAVLQALGANHIEVRSAWGTNIVDLSSEELTELKKLLDTAGMGVSAIASPIGKVDVTLPVEHEVERLRRAANAARVLGAKYIRIFSFYYGDGVAVDSIRDDVIERMRALAEVAEQSGVVLLHENEKDIFGDTPDRVLDIIESVDSPALKVAWDPANFVQVGVKPFDEGYAKLRPHLEYLQVKDARFADGVVVPAGEGDGDLLRTVEALKADGFVGFASLEPHLAGAHGLGGFSGPTAFGMAARAFAKVVNEAGVETK, from the coding sequence ATGACCGGTCCAGCAACAGTCCAGTGGACGCTTTCGGGCTTCGGAGACGAGATCGACGACGACCCGGTCCTGCAGATCGCCGTACTCCAGGCCCTTGGAGCGAACCACATCGAAGTCCGCAGTGCATGGGGAACCAACATCGTGGATCTGTCGTCCGAGGAGTTGACCGAACTCAAGAAGCTCTTGGATACCGCGGGCATGGGCGTTTCAGCCATCGCCTCGCCCATCGGCAAAGTGGATGTCACGCTGCCGGTGGAGCACGAGGTCGAGCGCCTCCGCCGGGCCGCCAACGCAGCCCGGGTTCTTGGGGCCAAGTACATCCGCATCTTCTCCTTCTACTACGGAGACGGCGTGGCCGTGGACAGCATCCGGGACGACGTCATTGAGCGCATGCGTGCCCTGGCAGAGGTCGCAGAACAGTCCGGCGTGGTACTGCTCCACGAGAACGAGAAGGACATTTTCGGCGACACCCCTGATCGCGTGCTGGACATCATCGAGTCCGTGGACTCGCCGGCTTTGAAGGTCGCGTGGGATCCGGCCAACTTCGTCCAGGTGGGCGTAAAGCCCTTCGACGAGGGCTACGCCAAACTCCGTCCCCACCTCGAATACCTTCAGGTCAAGGACGCGCGGTTCGCGGACGGCGTCGTCGTTCCCGCCGGTGAGGGCGACGGCGATCTGCTCCGCACGGTTGAGGCGCTGAAAGCGGACGGCTTCGTAGGATTCGCAAGCCTCGAACCGCATCTGGCCGGCGCCCACGGCTTGGGCGGATTCTCCGGACCGACCGCTTTCGGGATGGCAGCCCGTGCCTTTGCCAAAGTCGTTAACGAAGCAGGAGTGGAAACCAAGTGA
- a CDS encoding Gfo/Idh/MocA family protein gives MSSETSKPIINVAIAGCGTIGRTHAASVAAIDDLQVTALVDEITEAADALAQHIEDQGGTRPATFRSLKEAFASADVDLVIIATPSGLHIEQALEVLSAGKHVVIEKPLDVNLNRTHEILAAAKEAEGKGLVASVISQHRFDPASIVVDEARRAGRFGRLTSAIASVSWYRSQGYYDSGAWRGTWAMDGGGAVMNQGVHTVDLLLWFLGTPVEISAKTALLAHTGVEVEDTAVATVTFESGALAVLHATTAAYPGLSVRLQVMGSKGSAVIDSDNLQFFHAAATEEETQSGPMGMPGASNQAEEELAKFAESAPQFNLDPTVYPAGHIRQYRDVVDAIRNGSPAGVTIEDAVRALATVRALYVSATLGRPVLIADVVAGKYNDVEVHTGNGHLEEVTA, from the coding sequence GTGAGCAGCGAAACGTCCAAGCCCATCATCAACGTCGCCATTGCCGGTTGCGGCACCATCGGTCGCACTCACGCGGCGTCGGTTGCCGCAATCGATGACCTGCAGGTCACGGCCCTGGTGGATGAGATCACCGAAGCCGCAGATGCCCTGGCCCAGCACATCGAAGACCAAGGCGGCACCCGGCCTGCCACCTTCCGAAGCCTGAAAGAAGCGTTCGCAAGTGCCGACGTCGATCTTGTCATCATCGCCACCCCCAGTGGACTGCACATCGAGCAGGCGCTGGAGGTGCTCAGCGCCGGTAAGCACGTGGTGATCGAAAAGCCGCTGGACGTGAACCTGAACCGCACGCACGAGATTCTGGCGGCGGCGAAAGAGGCAGAAGGAAAGGGCCTGGTGGCAAGTGTCATCAGCCAGCACCGCTTCGATCCTGCGTCCATTGTGGTGGACGAGGCGCGCCGGGCCGGACGCTTTGGCCGGCTGACGTCGGCCATCGCCTCGGTGAGCTGGTACCGCAGCCAGGGCTACTACGACTCCGGCGCCTGGCGTGGAACCTGGGCCATGGACGGCGGCGGAGCGGTGATGAACCAGGGCGTTCACACCGTGGACCTCCTGCTGTGGTTCCTGGGCACACCGGTGGAAATCAGCGCCAAGACGGCCCTTCTGGCACACACGGGAGTTGAAGTCGAGGACACCGCAGTGGCCACCGTGACGTTCGAATCCGGTGCCCTCGCAGTCCTCCACGCCACCACCGCCGCCTATCCCGGCCTGAGCGTCAGGCTGCAGGTCATGGGCAGCAAGGGCTCGGCCGTGATTGACAGCGACAACCTCCAGTTCTTCCACGCTGCAGCGACTGAGGAAGAGACGCAGAGTGGGCCCATGGGGATGCCCGGGGCGAGCAACCAGGCCGAGGAGGAACTGGCCAAATTCGCTGAATCGGCACCGCAATTCAATCTGGACCCCACCGTCTATCCCGCGGGGCATATCAGGCAATACAGGGACGTTGTGGATGCGATCCGGAACGGCAGCCCCGCAGGCGTCACCATCGAGGACGCCGTTCGGGCGCTGGCCACCGTGCGTGCTCTCTACGTTTCTGCCACGCTCGGCCGCCCCGTGCTCATCGCCGATGTGGTTGCCGGCAAGTACAACGACGTTGAGGTCCACACCGGCAACGGCCACCTTGAGGAGGTCACCGCATGA
- a CDS encoding sugar phosphate isomerase/epimerase family protein, translated as MKFSVFTASTPDWTPQEAASELAAQGWHGIEWRVTDQADSPEPGFWAGNKATWPMTGLEDSLPEIARLTSEAGLEYSGLGGYARCDNHDDVERVLAATAALGARQVRVNVLPLGNSTMGGGEPSGLSYPELFTATREHYEWVAERAAHHGVKALVELHHGTVTSSASAARRLLEGLDPRHVGVIHDLGNLLIEGWESPLPALELLGPYLAHVHVKNARWVQAPNRDESGAAVWVNEWAPLDEGQGSVLAYFKALAEVGYDDWVTVEDFSTDLPLAERTAGNLLYLRRVAELAGLQVPASADLSAGSTPKG; from the coding sequence ATGAAATTCTCGGTCTTCACGGCCTCGACGCCGGACTGGACACCGCAGGAGGCCGCCAGCGAACTGGCGGCACAAGGTTGGCATGGGATCGAATGGCGGGTCACCGACCAGGCTGATTCGCCGGAGCCAGGCTTCTGGGCGGGTAACAAAGCGACCTGGCCGATGACCGGCCTTGAGGATTCGCTGCCGGAGATTGCACGTCTCACCTCGGAGGCCGGCCTGGAATACTCGGGCCTTGGCGGGTATGCCCGCTGCGACAACCACGACGACGTAGAGCGCGTCCTCGCCGCCACAGCCGCCCTGGGTGCACGGCAGGTCCGGGTCAACGTCCTGCCTTTGGGCAACTCCACCATGGGCGGGGGAGAGCCCAGCGGCCTGTCCTACCCGGAGCTGTTTACGGCCACCCGGGAGCACTACGAGTGGGTTGCCGAACGCGCCGCCCACCATGGTGTGAAGGCACTCGTTGAGCTGCACCACGGAACGGTCACCTCATCCGCTTCGGCTGCCCGCCGCCTCTTGGAGGGCTTGGATCCCCGGCACGTGGGGGTCATCCACGACCTCGGCAACCTCTTGATCGAAGGCTGGGAATCTCCGCTGCCTGCCCTTGAACTCCTGGGACCGTACCTGGCGCACGTCCATGTGAAGAATGCCCGCTGGGTACAGGCCCCGAACCGCGACGAGTCCGGAGCCGCAGTGTGGGTGAACGAGTGGGCTCCGCTGGATGAAGGGCAGGGGAGTGTCCTGGCTTACTTCAAGGCGCTGGCCGAGGTTGGTTACGACGATTGGGTGACCGTGGAGGACTTCTCCACCGACCTCCCGCTCGCCGAGCGCACCGCCGGAAACCTCCTGTACTTGCGCCGGGTGGCAGAGCTGGCCGGATTGCAGGTTCCTGCCAGTGCTGATCTCTCCGCCGGTTCCACCCCGAAAGGCTGA